In the genome of Pelagibacterium nitratireducens, one region contains:
- a CDS encoding recombinase family protein gives MKQYVIYTRVSTQEQGRSGHGLEAQERDIDLFLTNFSDVPYEVIGRFQDVLSGSSDDRPELAQALKLARSTGAELLVSKLDRLSRKVSFIAALMDDKALKLRVASMPFADKFQLHIYAALAEQERAFISERTKAALKSAKANGKKLGGLRDKTMKRNEAIQAKAKAEAEKVMKVIGPLRRSGATLAAIAATLNDTGIATSRGGAWTPTQVSRVLARVESP, from the coding sequence ATGAAGCAATACGTCATCTACACCCGCGTCAGCACCCAGGAACAGGGCCGGAGTGGTCACGGTCTGGAGGCGCAGGAGAGGGACATTGATCTGTTCCTCACCAATTTCTCTGATGTGCCCTACGAGGTAATCGGCCGGTTTCAAGACGTTTTGTCGGGCAGCTCGGATGATCGCCCGGAACTCGCGCAGGCCCTAAAGCTCGCTCGTTCAACAGGAGCCGAACTGCTGGTCTCCAAGCTGGACCGCCTCAGCCGCAAGGTGTCCTTCATTGCTGCGCTCATGGACGACAAGGCTCTGAAATTGCGAGTGGCCTCAATGCCGTTCGCGGACAAGTTCCAGCTCCATATTTACGCGGCTCTTGCTGAGCAGGAGCGGGCATTTATCAGTGAACGCACCAAGGCCGCGCTCAAGTCGGCCAAAGCCAACGGCAAGAAGCTGGGCGGCCTTCGGGACAAGACCATGAAGCGGAATGAGGCTATACAGGCCAAAGCGAAGGCCGAGGCCGAAAAGGTGATGAAGGTGATAGGGCCTTTGCGCCGGTCAGGGGCCACGCTGGCGGCAATAGCGGCCACGCTAAACGACACTGGCATCGCAACCTCAAGAGGCGGCGCATGGACGCCTACGCAGGTTTCTCGCGTACTTGCGCGGGTCGAGTCTCCTTAA
- a CDS encoding Shedu immune nuclease family protein: MSKFSERPLRIARKVVDGGGGLEFAKEKGEVVLQEKPPARFELVAKFLEDDRGITNLVIQKFTKAGPREAFTLYPEQITALLQFVANIRRVKFPDSKGLNISDGELEEMLLSPEQTRRMMAANAPLLAALARTEITTEDVVALGYRKAQLQRFDGLLNDEAAFATELAECAGKPEAVWQRFFEQNQWVFGYGLSYVFMTGLEDRKLEQVVKGFDVSGRGKRVDSLLKTRAEVSSLCFVEIKRHDTALLATGAYRPDVWQPSKELTGAVAQVQAALHAALAVIGDELRPELDDGSPSGELLQAIQPRSFVIAGRLSELMTDSGLHRPKFRAFELYRRNLLQPDVLTFDELFHRAKYIVESA, from the coding sequence TTGAGCAAGTTCTCCGAGCGGCCATTGCGCATCGCTAGAAAAGTCGTAGACGGGGGTGGGGGTCTCGAGTTTGCCAAGGAAAAGGGTGAGGTGGTCCTCCAGGAGAAACCTCCGGCACGGTTTGAACTGGTCGCCAAGTTTCTTGAGGATGACCGAGGCATTACCAACTTAGTCATTCAGAAATTCACTAAGGCTGGACCGAGAGAAGCGTTCACGCTCTATCCCGAGCAAATCACTGCCCTCCTGCAATTCGTGGCAAACATCCGCCGCGTCAAATTTCCCGACAGTAAGGGCCTCAATATCAGCGATGGCGAGCTTGAGGAGATGCTCCTGTCTCCAGAGCAGACCCGGAGAATGATGGCTGCGAATGCTCCGTTGCTGGCTGCTCTAGCGCGGACTGAAATCACAACAGAGGACGTGGTTGCTCTCGGCTATCGAAAGGCGCAGCTCCAGCGCTTCGATGGCCTGCTCAACGATGAAGCCGCATTCGCGACCGAGTTGGCCGAATGTGCCGGAAAACCAGAGGCTGTATGGCAGAGGTTTTTCGAGCAGAACCAATGGGTTTTCGGTTATGGCCTTTCGTACGTGTTTATGACTGGCTTGGAAGACCGCAAGCTGGAGCAGGTAGTGAAGGGCTTTGACGTTTCCGGTCGTGGAAAGCGGGTGGACAGCCTTTTGAAGACTAGAGCCGAAGTCAGCTCGCTTTGCTTTGTCGAGATCAAGCGTCACGATACCGCGCTGCTAGCCACCGGTGCTTACCGGCCTGATGTGTGGCAACCTTCCAAGGAACTCACGGGCGCCGTTGCCCAGGTTCAGGCTGCACTTCATGCCGCGTTGGCTGTGATAGGCGATGAGCTGCGGCCAGAACTAGACGATGGGAGCCCCTCGGGGGAGCTTTTGCAAGCGATACAGCCCCGGTCCTTCGTGATCGCCGGGAGACTTTCGGAGCTTATGACGGATAGTGGGTTGCACCGGCCCAAGTTCCGGGCCTTCGAGCTTTACCGGAGAAACCTCTTGCAACCCGACGTTCTCACTTTCGATGAGCTGTTTCATCGAGCTAAGTACATAGTGGAAAGCGCATGA
- a CDS encoding plasmid stabilization protein: MPRGDKSKYTDKQERKADHIAEGYEDRGISEDEAERRAWATVNKESGGGNKSGSGRGHKDTHEAARKGGKKGGEASANRPASERSASAKKAAETRKKNAEHAH, translated from the coding sequence ATGCCACGTGGAGATAAATCCAAATACACTGACAAACAGGAACGCAAGGCCGATCACATCGCCGAAGGCTACGAAGACCGCGGCATTTCCGAGGATGAAGCCGAGCGGCGCGCCTGGGCCACCGTCAACAAGGAATCGGGCGGCGGCAACAAGTCGGGCTCGGGCCGAGGACACAAGGACACTCACGAAGCTGCCCGCAAGGGCGGCAAAAAAGGCGGCGAAGCCAGCGCAAACCGTCCGGCCAGCGAACGTTCCGCCTCAGCCAAGAAGGCGGCCGAAACCCGCAAGAAGAACGCCGAGCACGCCCACTAG
- a CDS encoding DUF4168 domain-containing protein: MPEFRQSIADHILVIIVQEGCGIGFAKTRQIEFVSERRSTPNGKGHKMGIRNTMTALAASVIFAASAGGAVLAQDAAPATPEQPPMAAPATDFDQSQIESFAVAYVQIMDIGMQAEQQLQSAETDDDRAVIQMMAQEQMASTVESTDGISVDEYNAILTAAQADPVFAEEVGGAIEAIVQPAN; encoded by the coding sequence ATGCCCGAATTCCGGCAATCTATCGCCGATCACATTCTCGTCATCATCGTCCAAGAGGGTTGCGGGATTGGGTTTGCGAAAACCCGACAAATTGAGTTCGTCTCCGAGAGGCGTTCCACACCGAACGGAAAAGGACACAAAATGGGTATTCGAAACACCATGACCGCACTGGCCGCCAGCGTCATATTCGCAGCAAGCGCAGGCGGTGCGGTTCTGGCTCAGGACGCCGCACCGGCAACTCCTGAGCAGCCCCCCATGGCGGCGCCTGCCACTGATTTTGACCAAAGTCAGATTGAGTCATTCGCGGTCGCTTACGTTCAAATCATGGATATCGGCATGCAGGCGGAACAGCAGCTGCAAAGCGCCGAGACCGACGACGACCGGGCAGTCATCCAGATGATGGCCCAGGAGCAAATGGCGAGCACAGTTGAAAGCACCGATGGCATTTCGGTCGATGAGTACAACGCCATTCTGACAGCGGCACAGGCCGATCCGGTATTTGCCGAAGAAGTCGGGGGCGCCATCGAGGCGATTGTCCAGCCGGCGAACTGA
- a CDS encoding GGDEF domain-containing protein gives MRIGGPRLKGWMPIAGWTVCGPLFCVLVALGYNVVTFAAFPMEIQIRAVFAAIVVPLGLAAPFFLYFSLKLRELASANRQLGLLAATDGLTNCLNRTAFTALVEARLEALVPQGDHVHGALLIIDADNFKQVNDRFGHHNGDIALTLIARAIRSSVRAGDNVGRLGGEEFGVFLPVVDRYGAETVAERLRRAVEKLAFVADGHRHQLSVSVGGVVFDRRTGFEDLFKLADERLYAAKNEGRNTVRLIGCTNSGAGFAILDA, from the coding sequence ATGCGTATCGGTGGCCCTAGGCTCAAAGGATGGATGCCCATCGCCGGGTGGACGGTTTGCGGCCCGCTGTTCTGCGTTCTGGTGGCGCTCGGTTACAACGTCGTGACATTTGCGGCCTTTCCCATGGAAATTCAGATCCGCGCTGTCTTTGCGGCCATCGTCGTGCCACTCGGGCTGGCCGCACCGTTCTTTCTCTATTTTTCTCTCAAGCTGCGCGAGTTGGCGTCTGCCAACCGCCAGCTCGGCCTTCTCGCCGCCACCGACGGGCTGACCAATTGCCTCAACCGGACTGCCTTTACGGCACTGGTCGAAGCGCGGCTCGAAGCACTGGTTCCTCAGGGCGATCACGTCCACGGCGCCTTGCTCATCATCGACGCCGACAATTTCAAGCAGGTCAACGATCGCTTCGGTCATCACAATGGCGATATCGCCCTGACCCTGATCGCCCGGGCCATCCGCTCCTCGGTGCGCGCCGGCGATAATGTGGGGCGGCTGGGCGGCGAGGAGTTCGGCGTCTTCCTGCCCGTTGTCGACCGCTATGGCGCCGAGACCGTGGCCGAGCGGCTCCGCCGCGCCGTCGAAAAGCTGGCCTTCGTTGCCGATGGTCATCGCCATCAGCTTTCTGTGAGCGTCGGCGGCGTGGTGTTCGATCGCCGCACCGGCTTTGAGGACTTGTTCAAGCTGGCCGACGAGCGGCTCTATGCCGCCAAGAACGAAGGGCGCAACACTGTCAGGCTGATCGGCTGCACAAACAGCGGGGCCGGCTTTGCAATCCTCGATGCCTGA
- the mgtE gene encoding magnesium transporter codes for MEDAASTGPEPDEIPETIYDGNGRLRSDWYEALRAEIDTGDAEALRKRMEPLHESETGDVIEALPADDRVRLVMLLGHAFDYSALTEVDDSVRIELMEELPNAEIARGVADLDNDDAVYILEDIDAADRDEILAQMPAFDRISLKRSLDFPEDSAGRRMQTEFIAIPPFWTVGQTIDYLRTNDDLPDDFYQIYVVDPGFNLLGTIPLDRILRVQRATRIEEIMNTQIRQIDATLDQEEAARIFERYDQIEVAVVDESKRLVGVLTIDDIVDVINEEANEDIHRLGGVGDEDISRTVPGVVRSRATWLLVNLGTATLASLVIGLFDGTIEQMVALAVLMPIVASMGGVAGTQTMTVTVRAISQRELDRNNAWRLIRRELLVGLTNGVIFAVLLGVITGFRFANPALGMVIGLAMVVNMIVAGGCGILIPMLLNRLKIDPAVASSTFVMTFTDVIGFFAFLTLAGWWFGLF; via the coding sequence ATGGAAGACGCTGCATCGACCGGACCGGAACCCGACGAAATTCCCGAAACCATCTATGACGGGAACGGCCGGCTCCGTTCCGATTGGTACGAGGCGCTGCGCGCCGAGATCGACACAGGGGATGCCGAGGCTCTGCGCAAGCGTATGGAGCCGCTCCATGAATCGGAAACCGGCGACGTCATCGAGGCGCTGCCGGCTGATGATCGGGTGCGGCTGGTCATGCTGCTGGGCCATGCCTTCGATTATTCGGCGCTGACCGAGGTCGACGATTCGGTTCGTATCGAGCTGATGGAAGAATTGCCAAATGCCGAGATCGCGCGCGGCGTCGCCGATCTCGACAATGACGATGCCGTTTATATTCTCGAGGATATCGATGCTGCGGACCGGGACGAAATTCTGGCCCAGATGCCGGCTTTCGATCGCATCTCGCTCAAACGAAGCCTGGATTTCCCCGAGGATTCCGCCGGACGGCGGATGCAGACCGAATTCATTGCCATTCCGCCGTTCTGGACGGTAGGGCAAACCATCGACTATCTGCGGACCAATGACGATCTGCCCGACGATTTTTATCAGATCTATGTCGTAGATCCCGGGTTCAACCTGCTTGGCACCATCCCGCTCGACCGCATTCTTCGGGTTCAGCGGGCGACACGCATCGAAGAGATCATGAACACCCAGATCCGCCAGATCGATGCTACGCTCGATCAGGAAGAGGCGGCGCGCATCTTCGAGCGCTACGATCAGATCGAAGTCGCCGTTGTCGATGAGAGCAAGCGGCTGGTGGGCGTCCTGACGATCGACGATATCGTTGACGTCATCAATGAAGAAGCCAATGAGGATATCCATCGTCTCGGCGGTGTGGGTGACGAAGACATTTCGCGCACGGTGCCCGGCGTTGTGCGCAGCCGGGCGACGTGGCTGCTGGTCAATCTGGGCACCGCCACGCTGGCGTCGCTGGTCATCGGGCTCTTTGACGGCACCATCGAGCAGATGGTTGCTCTGGCGGTTCTTATGCCCATCGTTGCTTCGATGGGCGGGGTTGCAGGCACGCAGACCATGACGGTCACCGTTCGGGCCATATCGCAAAGGGAACTCGACAGGAACAACGCCTGGCGGCTGATCCGACGCGAATTGCTCGTCGGGCTGACCAACGGTGTGATCTTTGCCGTGCTCCTCGGGGTGATCACCGGGTTCCGGTTTGCCAACCCGGCGCTCGGGATGGTGATCGGCTTGGCCATGGTGGTCAACATGATCGTTGCCGGGGGCTGCGGAATTCTCATCCCGATGCTTCTCAACAGGCTTAAGATCGATCCGGCCGTGGCCTCCTCGACCTTTGTGATGACCTTTACCGATGTGATCGGCTTTTTCGCCTTCCTGACCCTGGCGGGCTGGTGGTTCGGACTGTTCTGA
- a CDS encoding division plane positioning ATPase MipZ encodes MQRSNAHVIVLGNEKGGSGKSTTAIHLAVHLLYEGFRVATIDADSRQHTLTTYVRNRREWANAHGLKVPHSTHFHLPQGRGDSLEKNADTEFEMFRRAVAEVERDVDYLIIDTPGFDTHLTRIAHSLADTLITPLNDSLIDLDVIARIEPDSGALIELSHYTRLVQRSRRERLAIDGRTIDWVMVRNRISMLNSRNTRLVQTGLENVAERVGCRVSDGIAERVIFRSLFPIGMTVFDPLDAEALGGMPTMSHIGARQEYRLLLEALNLFSRHRRSGEHSSRDQRVLAGSV; translated from the coding sequence ATGCAGCGATCGAACGCGCATGTTATCGTTCTGGGCAACGAAAAAGGCGGCTCGGGCAAGTCCACCACGGCGATTCATCTTGCCGTCCACCTGCTTTATGAAGGCTTTCGCGTCGCCACGATCGACGCCGACAGCCGTCAGCACACGCTGACGACCTATGTGCGCAATCGCCGGGAATGGGCCAACGCCCATGGTCTCAAGGTTCCCCACTCCACCCATTTTCATCTGCCGCAGGGCAGGGGTGACTCGCTTGAGAAAAATGCGGATACCGAGTTCGAGATGTTTCGCCGGGCGGTGGCGGAAGTCGAAAGGGACGTCGACTATCTTATCATCGACACGCCCGGCTTTGACACCCACCTCACTCGCATCGCCCACTCGCTGGCCGACACGCTGATTACCCCACTTAACGACAGTCTGATCGATCTGGATGTGATTGCCCGGATCGAACCTGACAGCGGTGCCTTGATCGAATTGAGTCATTATACGCGGCTGGTCCAACGCTCGCGCCGGGAGCGGCTGGCTATCGACGGGCGCACCATCGACTGGGTCATGGTGCGCAATCGCATCTCCATGCTCAATTCGCGTAACACGAGGCTGGTGCAGACCGGGCTGGAAAACGTTGCCGAGCGTGTCGGATGCCGTGTGTCCGACGGCATTGCCGAGCGGGTGATCTTCCGGTCGCTGTTTCCCATCGGCATGACGGTTTTCGATCCGCTCGATGCGGAGGCACTGGGGGGCATGCCGACCATGAGCCATATCGGGGCGCGGCAGGAATATCGGTTGCTGCTGGAAGCACTCAACCTGTTTTCGCGCCATCGGCGTTCTGGTGAGCACAGTTCGCGCGATCAGCGTGTCCTGGCGGGATCGGTCTAG
- a CDS encoding BRO-N domain-containing protein codes for MCDRQLFAGRLADVGQRRKPVAAAVGSRPTIPRLAPAELKTLSFSGLELRVLTISDEPWFVAADVIKAIYGPTNSNSMPYNILSPDERSYTNRIDVGLAPGRKMVSISKSGLYKLIARSDKPEARKFQDWVTRDVFPLPPSRTDRPSPIAGTWLPSSARNIATFSNPSTDWNVVQVSLR; via the coding sequence ATGTGTGACCGGCAACTGTTCGCCGGTCGGCTGGCGGACGTGGGCCAGCGTCGAAAACCGGTAGCGGCAGCGGTAGGGAGTAGGCCGACCATTCCCCGCCTGGCCCCTGCCGAACTAAAAACACTCTCCTTCTCCGGCCTTGAGCTGCGTGTCCTGACCATCTCGGACGAGCCGTGGTTCGTGGCAGCAGATGTCATCAAAGCAATCTACGGCCCGACCAACAGCAATTCGATGCCGTACAACATCCTCTCGCCGGATGAGCGAAGCTACACCAATCGGATTGATGTTGGTCTGGCACCCGGTCGCAAGATGGTCAGCATCTCCAAAAGCGGCCTCTACAAGCTCATTGCGCGGTCGGATAAACCCGAGGCCCGCAAGTTTCAGGATTGGGTGACCCGGGACGTTTTCCCTCTACCACCCTCAAGGACGGACAGGCCTTCACCAATAGCCGGGACGTGGCTGCCTTCTTCGGCAAGGAACATCGCAACGTTCTCCAATCCATCGACCGATTGGAATGTAGTGCAGGTTTCACTGCGCTGA
- a CDS encoding PRC-barrel domain-containing protein, translated as MDPRTDNGLEARDLDRRESGNLIGSDKVEGTAVYSLANDKIGTIERVMIDKVSGKVGYAVLSFGGFLGIGDDHYPIPWAKLTYDESIGGYRTDISKADLDAAPRYEPDDDFAWDDRQRAMDIYTYYGVPPYWI; from the coding sequence ATGGATCCGAGAACGGACAACGGGCTTGAAGCCCGCGATCTGGATCGCCGCGAAAGCGGCAATCTGATCGGGAGCGACAAGGTTGAAGGTACTGCGGTTTACAGCCTGGCCAATGACAAGATCGGCACCATCGAACGGGTCATGATCGACAAGGTCAGCGGCAAGGTTGGCTATGCGGTTCTCAGCTTTGGCGGGTTTCTGGGCATCGGGGACGACCATTACCCGATCCCGTGGGCCAAACTGACCTATGACGAAAGCATTGGCGGATACCGTACCGACATCTCCAAGGCAGACCTTGATGCCGCACCGCGCTACGAACCCGACGATGACTTTGCCTGGGATGACCGCCAGCGGGCCATGGACATCTACACCTATTACGGGGTGCCCCCCTATTGGATTTGA
- a CDS encoding Rha family transcriptional regulator has protein sequence MAAFFGKEHRNVLQSIDRLECSAGFTALNFQLSSYKDASGRSLRAVDMTKDGFSFLVMGFTGKEAARLQGALHRRVQRAGS, from the coding sequence GTGGCTGCCTTCTTCGGCAAGGAACATCGCAACGTTCTCCAATCCATCGACCGATTGGAATGTAGTGCAGGTTTCACTGCGCTGAATTTTCAGCTCAGCTCCTACAAGGACGCCTCGGGCCGGTCACTCCGCGCGGTCGACATGACCAAGGATGGCTTCTCGTTCCTCGTCATGGGCTTCACCGGTAAGGAGGCAGCCCGGCTTCAAGGAGCTCTACACCGCCGCGTTCAACGAGCTGGAAGCTAA
- a CDS encoding DUF1489 domain-containing protein → MHIIKLCVGVSSVEELIEWRALRREQGFGRPDGLNVHRTRMMPKRADEIVGQGSLYWVIAGAVRARQVIADLKAETDGEGRSCCDILLEPDLIRTAPYPRRPFQGWRYLQAKDAPPDLARAGEETPPEGMAEELAQLGLL, encoded by the coding sequence ATGCATATCATCAAGCTCTGTGTTGGCGTTTCCTCGGTGGAGGAGTTGATCGAATGGCGCGCGCTGCGCCGCGAGCAAGGCTTCGGACGCCCCGACGGGCTTAATGTCCATCGCACCCGCATGATGCCCAAAAGGGCCGACGAGATTGTGGGACAGGGATCGTTATACTGGGTTATTGCCGGTGCGGTGCGTGCGCGTCAGGTGATTGCCGACCTCAAGGCTGAAACCGACGGGGAGGGGCGGTCGTGTTGCGACATCCTTCTTGAGCCCGATCTGATCCGCACAGCGCCTTATCCGCGTCGGCCATTCCAGGGTTGGCGCTATCTGCAGGCCAAGGACGCGCCACCCGATCTTGCCCGGGCGGGAGAGGAAACGCCGCCCGAAGGCATGGCCGAAGAGCTGGCCCAACTGGGGCTGCTTTAA
- a CDS encoding L,D-transpeptidase: MSLTRRGFLVGLPLFLAACSTRTSSSVSSMSMVNAYGPVTDEPFPLAALNARLIKPELRRQRVDYETNHPKGTIVVDTPARFLYLVEDEGKAMRYGVGVGREGLALRGNAYIGRKAEWPSWTPTANMLRRDPEANGPYRNGMAGGPNNPLGARALYLYRSGGDTMFRIHGTNQPQSIGLAMSSGCIRMLNHDIIDLYERVPSGTRVVVIQA; encoded by the coding sequence ATGAGCCTGACACGCCGCGGATTTCTTGTAGGGCTTCCGCTTTTTCTGGCTGCGTGTTCAACGCGCACCTCTTCTTCCGTTTCTTCCATGTCCATGGTCAATGCTTACGGGCCCGTGACCGATGAGCCGTTCCCGCTCGCCGCGCTGAACGCACGGCTTATAAAGCCGGAGTTGCGGCGGCAGCGCGTAGATTATGAGACCAACCATCCCAAGGGCACTATCGTCGTCGATACGCCCGCCCGCTTTCTTTATCTTGTCGAAGATGAGGGCAAGGCGATGCGTTATGGCGTCGGTGTCGGACGCGAAGGGCTTGCGCTGCGCGGCAATGCCTATATCGGGCGCAAGGCGGAGTGGCCGAGCTGGACACCCACCGCCAACATGCTGCGCCGCGATCCCGAGGCCAACGGGCCTTATCGCAACGGCATGGCCGGCGGGCCGAACAATCCTTTGGGAGCCCGCGCGCTTTATCTTTACCGGAGCGGCGGGGACACGATGTTCCGCATCCATGGCACCAACCAGCCGCAATCGATCGGGCTGGCGATGTCGTCGGGCTGCATTCGCATGCTCAATCACGATATCATCGACCTTTACGAGCGCGTGCCCTCGGGTACCCGCGTGGTGGTCATCCAGGCCTGA
- a CDS encoding DNA-3-methyladenine glycosylase — MAADPSSIKHYFDDDAVAVAKRLIGARFLVDGIGGTIVETEAYARDEPASHSFRGPTPRNKPMFGRPGTVYVYRSYGIHWCVNFVCRPGSAVLIRALVPIEGIEEMIGRRGLSDTRKLCAGPGRLTQALGIDLSHNDRPLSDPPFSFTPAPVEGPILTGPRIGITKAVDLPWRFGLPGSKYLSKPFTKNGSSEV, encoded by the coding sequence ATGGCCGCCGACCCGTCCTCCATCAAGCACTATTTCGACGACGACGCTGTGGCCGTCGCCAAACGCCTGATCGGAGCCCGATTTCTGGTCGATGGCATCGGCGGCACTATTGTCGAGACCGAGGCCTACGCTCGGGACGAACCCGCGTCGCACAGTTTTCGCGGCCCCACGCCCCGCAACAAGCCGATGTTTGGCAGACCGGGCACCGTCTATGTCTATCGCAGCTATGGCATCCACTGGTGCGTCAATTTCGTGTGCCGTCCCGGCAGTGCCGTCCTCATCCGCGCGCTCGTGCCTATCGAGGGAATAGAGGAGATGATCGGCCGGCGCGGCCTCTCGGACACGCGAAAGCTCTGCGCGGGTCCAGGGCGGCTGACACAGGCGCTCGGCATCGATCTTAGCCACAACGACCGTCCCTTGTCCGATCCGCCTTTCAGCTTCACCCCGGCCCCTGTCGAGGGGCCGATCCTCACCGGCCCGCGCATCGGTATTACCAAAGCCGTCGACCTGCCCTGGCGGTTCGGACTGCCCGGCAGCAAATATTTGAGCAAGCCTTTCACGAAAAACGGCTCCTCAGAGGTCTGA
- a CDS encoding FliM/FliN family flagellar motor switch protein translates to MNTLETIEIDVSVELGAAVLPVHHLLRMGRGAVIELDAFENDAMRIYANNTLIAKGEVQVDDGQLNVVVTEKVIKPA, encoded by the coding sequence ATGAATACGCTTGAAACCATCGAAATCGATGTCTCCGTGGAACTGGGGGCGGCCGTCCTGCCGGTCCATCACCTGCTGCGCATGGGGCGCGGCGCGGTGATCGAACTCGATGCCTTCGAGAACGACGCCATGCGTATCTATGCCAACAACACGCTGATCGCAAAGGGCGAGGTTCAGGTCGACGATGGACAGCTTAATGTGGTGGTCACCGAGAAGGTCATCAAGCCCGCCTGA
- a CDS encoding tyrosine-type recombinase/integrase has translation MIIPMTSLTRAKNGDWFARKGIPADIRDAYQRAYGVRQEERFRRPAATPAGEAKMAFADWVAELEGRIAALRASDSGDAPALPLRQLRAILGEWYDWFINQQEERELSMEAVDSLFAPIAAIHEQFVVNSESVDGDFELAKGPRYKALLHARLAQASGIEIFLAEAGRALRDEDRHRLLELLEDEFIAALQVLRRRAEGDYGRDTHRLRFPASGAQPVDGRKHCGWNAWEAFEAWVKERNPQASTINRWRGVFEHLNTFTDGKDLTLITDDDAVAWKDKLMGGNASGRTVNEVWLTAARRVFNWVKDQKKIGSNPFDGVKVAVGRTSGTKGEFSEEDVEAILKATLISRSSRTSPYLRAAIRWVPWLCAYTGSRPGEMTQLRKEDIEKHRDGFWMLHIRPEAGTVKGSVSRTVVLHDHLVEQGFIGFVQEARGGPLFYDPKASGSQKRAVDPLNPVRPMYVQVRQKLADWVRKLGVTDQGVSPNHGWRHTFKRRAARAKIEQRLRDAFCGHSSGNVGSIYERPSVEDLAEAIKDFPRYPVDTSKIAL, from the coding sequence ATGATTATTCCGATGACCAGCCTTACACGAGCGAAAAACGGCGATTGGTTTGCCCGCAAAGGTATCCCCGCTGACATTCGCGATGCCTACCAGCGTGCCTATGGTGTCCGCCAGGAAGAACGTTTTCGACGTCCCGCAGCTACACCCGCAGGTGAGGCGAAGATGGCCTTCGCGGATTGGGTCGCGGAATTGGAGGGCAGAATTGCTGCGTTACGGGCCTCTGATTCGGGAGATGCGCCAGCCCTGCCGCTACGCCAGCTGCGTGCCATTCTGGGCGAATGGTACGATTGGTTTATCAATCAGCAAGAAGAGCGCGAGCTATCGATGGAGGCTGTCGATAGCCTTTTTGCGCCAATAGCGGCCATTCATGAGCAGTTTGTGGTCAACTCGGAATCGGTAGATGGCGATTTTGAGCTGGCAAAAGGACCGCGCTATAAGGCGCTTCTGCACGCTCGATTGGCACAAGCCTCAGGCATTGAAATTTTCCTAGCTGAGGCAGGGAGAGCGTTGCGGGATGAGGACCGCCACCGCTTGCTCGAACTGCTTGAAGATGAATTTATCGCAGCATTGCAGGTGTTAAGAAGGCGGGCAGAGGGTGACTATGGGCGAGATACCCATAGGTTGAGGTTTCCTGCGTCCGGCGCTCAGCCGGTTGATGGACGGAAACACTGCGGCTGGAACGCGTGGGAAGCATTTGAAGCATGGGTGAAAGAACGAAACCCACAAGCCTCGACCATCAACCGCTGGCGTGGCGTCTTCGAGCATTTAAATACATTCACTGACGGCAAGGACCTGACCCTCATCACCGACGATGATGCGGTTGCTTGGAAAGACAAGCTTATGGGCGGCAACGCCAGCGGTCGAACTGTCAATGAAGTTTGGCTTACTGCCGCCCGGCGGGTTTTCAATTGGGTGAAGGACCAGAAGAAGATTGGCAGCAACCCCTTCGATGGGGTGAAGGTGGCGGTGGGTCGTACCTCTGGCACCAAGGGTGAGTTTAGCGAAGAAGATGTAGAGGCTATTCTTAAGGCTACGCTTATATCGCGTTCCTCCCGCACATCCCCCTATTTACGGGCCGCAATTAGGTGGGTGCCATGGTTGTGCGCATACACGGGCTCACGTCCCGGGGAAATGACTCAACTCCGCAAAGAGGACATCGAAAAGCATCGGGACGGCTTCTGGATGCTGCATATTCGTCCAGAGGCGGGCACGGTTAAGGGATCAGTTTCCCGCACTGTCGTGCTGCACGACCATCTGGTCGAGCAGGGCTTCATTGGCTTCGTCCAAGAGGCAAGGGGCGGGCCGCTGTTTTATGATCCAAAGGCCAGCGGAAGTCAAAAAAGGGCCGTAGACCCGCTCAATCCAGTGCGCCCGATGTACGTGCAGGTGCGACAAAAGCTGGCCGACTGGGTGCGCAAACTCGGTGTTACCGACCAAGGCGTAAGCCCCAACCATGGCTGGCGACATACCTTCAAACGCCGCGCCGCCCGAGCAAAGATCGAGCAGCGTCTGCGAGATGCGTTCTGTGGTCATAGTTCCGGAAATGTTGGTTCCATCTACGAACGCCCCAGTGTCGAGGACTTGGCCGAAGCCATCAAGGATTTCCCGCGTTATCCAGTCGACACTTCCAAGATCGCGCTCTGA